From Rhodopseudomonas palustris, a single genomic window includes:
- a CDS encoding ABC transporter ATP-binding protein — protein sequence MSVSLENVTRVLDGVPAIRDVSLTLERGTLSVLLGPTLSGKTSIMRLLAGLDKPTTGRVLVDGKDVTGADVRSRSVAMVYQQFINYPSLTVYENIASPLRVQRKPRAEIEQRVQEAAKLLKLEPYLQRTPLQLSGGQQQRTAIARALVKGADLVLLDEPLANLDYKLREELRTELPKIFEASGAIFVYATTEPSEALLLGGRTICMWEGQALQVGPTPQVYRKPDTMRVAQVFSDPPLNIVGAEKKAGTVHYSGGVTAPATGVFASLSDGTYRVGFRAHQIEVKSADPERHAFQATVAVTEITGSESFVHLKRGDDYWVAVLHGIHEFEPGQTLDAILDPANLFVFDAADRLVAAPKPI from the coding sequence ATGAGCGTCAGCCTGGAGAATGTCACCAGAGTGCTCGACGGAGTGCCGGCGATCCGCGACGTGTCGCTGACGCTGGAGCGCGGCACGCTCAGCGTGCTGCTCGGGCCGACGCTGTCGGGCAAGACCTCAATCATGCGGCTGCTCGCCGGGCTCGACAAGCCGACCACCGGCAGGGTGCTGGTCGACGGCAAGGACGTCACCGGTGCCGATGTGCGCAGCCGCTCGGTAGCGATGGTGTATCAGCAGTTCATCAACTACCCGTCGCTGACGGTGTACGAGAATATCGCCTCGCCGCTGCGGGTGCAGCGCAAGCCGCGCGCCGAGATCGAGCAGCGTGTGCAGGAGGCTGCGAAGCTCTTGAAGCTCGAGCCGTATCTGCAGCGCACCCCGCTGCAGCTCTCCGGCGGTCAGCAGCAGCGCACCGCGATTGCCCGCGCGCTGGTCAAGGGTGCCGATCTGGTGCTGCTCGACGAGCCGCTCGCCAATCTCGACTACAAGCTGCGCGAAGAGCTGCGCACCGAACTGCCGAAGATCTTCGAGGCGTCGGGTGCGATCTTCGTCTATGCGACCACCGAGCCGTCCGAGGCGCTGTTGCTCGGCGGCCGGACCATCTGCATGTGGGAAGGCCAAGCGCTGCAGGTCGGGCCGACGCCGCAAGTCTATCGCAAGCCCGACACCATGCGGGTGGCGCAGGTGTTCTCCGATCCGCCGCTCAACATCGTCGGGGCCGAGAAGAAAGCCGGCACCGTGCATTACTCCGGTGGCGTCACCGCGCCGGCGACCGGTGTATTCGCGAGCCTCTCTGACGGCACCTATCGGGTCGGCTTCCGTGCGCATCAGATCGAGGTGAAGAGCGCCGATCCGGAGCGGCATGCGTTCCAGGCGACCGTCGCGGTGACCGAGATCACCGGCTCGGAGAGCTTCGTGCATCTGAAGCGCGGCGACGACTATTGGGTCGCGGTGCTGCACGGCATCCACGAGTTCGAGCCGGGCCAGACGCTCGACGCCATCCTCGAC
- the glpD gene encoding glycerol-3-phosphate dehydrogenase — protein MGTVYDLAIIGGGINGCGIARDAAGRGHSVFLCEMNDLASGTSSWSTKLIHGGLRYLEYFEFRLVREALIERERLWQIAPHIIGPLRFVLPHHDGLRPAWRLRLGLFLYDYLGGRKLLPPTRSVDLAHDEVGKPLIPGRYTKGFEYSDCFVDDARLVVLTARDAAERGAEIRTRTRAVQVSQQGGIWQVTLEDVGSGARSTIQARALVNAAGPWVEGVLGSGAGVDARYKVRLVQGSHIVTRKLYDHDRAYIFQNADGRIVFAIPYQGEFTLIGTTDRDYHGDPSQVKATPEEIEYLCAAVSGYFAKPVTPADVVWTFSGVRPLYDDGASEAKAATRDYVFELDTPGGAPLLSIYGGKITTYRRLAEEALEKLSSYLKGGSAEQGWTAHQPLPGGDFPVDGAPVLIGDLLRDYPFLASAHASRLVHAYGTRARDVLGSAKSAADLGRDFGATLTEAEVRYLMSREWACSADDIVWRRSKLGLRLTPAAIAALDEWVIVHRAAQASLQQAGASA, from the coding sequence GTGGGAACGGTGTACGACCTCGCGATCATCGGGGGCGGGATCAACGGCTGCGGCATCGCGCGCGATGCGGCGGGCCGCGGACATTCCGTGTTCCTGTGCGAGATGAACGACCTCGCCAGCGGCACCTCGTCGTGGTCGACCAAGCTGATCCATGGCGGCCTGCGCTATCTCGAATATTTCGAGTTTCGCCTGGTGCGCGAGGCGCTGATCGAGCGCGAGCGACTGTGGCAGATCGCGCCGCACATCATCGGGCCGCTGCGCTTCGTGCTGCCGCATCACGACGGCCTGCGCCCGGCCTGGCGGCTGCGGCTCGGGCTGTTCCTGTACGATTATCTCGGTGGCCGGAAGCTGCTGCCGCCGACCCGTTCGGTCGATCTGGCGCATGACGAAGTCGGCAAGCCGCTGATCCCCGGCCGCTACACCAAGGGCTTCGAGTATTCCGATTGTTTCGTCGACGACGCTCGCCTCGTGGTGCTCACCGCGCGCGACGCCGCCGAGCGCGGTGCCGAGATCCGCACCCGCACGCGCGCCGTGCAGGTCAGCCAGCAGGGCGGCATCTGGCAGGTGACGCTGGAAGACGTCGGCAGCGGCGCGCGCAGCACGATCCAGGCGCGTGCGCTGGTCAATGCCGCCGGTCCCTGGGTCGAGGGCGTGCTCGGCTCCGGCGCCGGGGTCGATGCCCGCTACAAGGTGCGGCTGGTGCAGGGCTCGCACATCGTCACCCGCAAGCTCTACGACCACGACCGCGCCTATATCTTCCAGAATGCGGACGGCCGCATCGTGTTCGCGATTCCGTATCAGGGCGAATTCACGCTGATCGGCACCACCGACCGCGACTATCACGGCGATCCGTCGCAGGTGAAGGCGACGCCGGAAGAGATCGAGTATCTGTGCGCTGCGGTGAGCGGCTATTTCGCCAAGCCGGTGACGCCGGCCGACGTGGTGTGGACGTTCTCCGGGGTGCGGCCGCTGTATGACGACGGCGCCAGCGAGGCCAAGGCCGCGACCCGCGACTACGTGTTCGAGCTCGACACCCCCGGCGGCGCGCCGCTGCTGTCGATCTATGGCGGCAAGATCACCACCTATCGCCGGCTCGCCGAAGAGGCGCTGGAGAAGCTGTCGTCCTATCTGAAGGGCGGCTCGGCCGAGCAGGGCTGGACCGCGCATCAGCCGCTGCCGGGCGGCGATTTCCCGGTCGACGGCGCGCCAGTGCTGATCGGCGATCTGTTGCGCGACTATCCGTTCCTCGCCTCGGCTCACGCCTCGCGTCTGGTGCATGCCTACGGCACCCGGGCGCGCGACGTGCTCGGTTCGGCCAAGTCGGCCGCCGATCTCGGCCGCGACTTCGGCGCCACATTGACGGAGGCCGAGGTCCGCTATCTGATGAGCCGTGAATGGGCCTGCAGCGCGGACGACATCGTCTGGCGGCGATCCAAGCTCGGCCTGCGGCTGACGCCGGCCGCGATCGCCGCACTCGACGAGTGGGTGATTGTCCATCGCGCCGCCCAGGCGTCGCTGCAGCAGGCGGGAGCATCGGCATGA